The genomic window GTGATGTCGGCGACCTTGCCGGCGTCCACATAGGAGTTCAGGGTGCCGCCCGCCCAGCTGTAGATGATGGTCGGGGCGCTGCCCGCGCCGACGGCCGTACGGATCTTGGTCTTGTAAGCGTCGTTCTGGAAGTAGGTCGCGGCGACCTGGCCGTCGGCGTTGGCGGCGTTCCACTCCTTGAGCGACGGGCCGAGGACGGTGTCCTCGTCGGTGCCGGTGAGGCCCCAGAGGGTGGCACTGCCGCTCGGGGCGCCGCCGCCGCTGGAGCAGGCGGTCGCGCCGAGCATGAGGGCCGAGACGCCGAGGGCGACTGCGGCCAGTCGGGTCCGGCGGCGGGATGAAGTACGAAGCGTCATTGCGTTCTCTCCTTGGTGGGTGCTGCTGCTGATGGTGCGATGTGGTCGGGTCAGTCGGTGGGTGTCCAGGCGCTGCCGTTCGCCGCACTCGACTCGACGGCACGCAGGACCCGCTGGACCTGCAGCCCGTCGGCGAAGGACGGCTCGGGATCGGTGCCGGCGGTGATGGCCTGGACGAGGTCGCGCACCTGGTGCGAGAACGGGTGCTCGTAGCCGATGCCGTGGCCGGTCGGCCACCAGGCGGCCATGTACGGGTGCTCCGGCTCGGTGACGACGATGCGCGTGAAGCCCTGCTTGCCGGCAGGAGCGGTGGCGTCGTACACCTCCAGCTCGTTCATCCGCTCGAGGTCGAAGGCGATGGCTCCGCGGGAGCCGCTCAGCTCGATGCGGAGCGCGTTCTTCCGGCCGGTCGCGTAGCGGGTGGCCTCGAAGGCACCGATCGCGCCGTCCGCGAGTCCGCCCGTGAGCTTCGCGGTGAACCAGGCGGCGTCGTCGACGGTGACCGCGCCGCGTTCCTCCGAGGCGGTCCCGCTCAGGCCGACGGTCTCACCGAGGAGCGGTCGCTCGGTGACGAAGGTGGCGAGCGTCCCGCTGACGGTGTCGAGTCGGGCGCCGGTCAGGTGCTGCACGAGGTCGATGGCGTGCGCGCCGATGTCACCGAGCGAGCCGGAGCCGGCCTGATCCTTGTCGAGGCGCCACGTCATCGGGCCCTCCGCGTCGCTCAGCCAGTCCTGGAGGTAGAGCGCGCGGATCT from Plantibacter flavus includes these protein-coding regions:
- a CDS encoding Gfo/Idh/MocA family protein, encoding MAGSGRPELRVAMIGYGFMGAAHSQAWRTAPRFFDLHAEPVMATIVGRNAEALEAARVKFGWESASTDWRSVIADPSIDIVDVCTPGSSHVEIAIAALEAGKHVLCEKPLANSVEEAELMVAAAEAARARGVRSMVGFSYRRVPAIGYARQLIAEGALGDVRQIRALYLQDWLSDAEGPMTWRLDKDQAGSGSLGDIGAHAIDLVQHLTGARLDTVSGTLATFVTERPLLGETVGLSGTASEERGAVTVDDAAWFTAKLTGGLADGAIGAFEATRYATGRKNALRIELSGSRGAIAFDLERMNELEVYDATAPAGKQGFTRIVVTEPEHPYMAAWWPTGHGIGYEHPFSHQVRDLVQAITAGTDPEPSFADGLQVQRVLRAVESSAANGSAWTPTD